In the Limanda limanda chromosome 15, fLimLim1.1, whole genome shotgun sequence genome, ATCTTGCATCAAATTAGAGAGTTGTATTCCTACTTGGCTCTTTGTATGCAGCAGATTGTCTTTAAACAGACAAGAGCAATGAAGGTGAGAGACGCTGAGCAGCTGTATTCCTACAACTGCAGCTACCCTCAGACATTTTATTAATCCCTCCACCAGGAGGAGGCTTATGTACTTCAAAATTCAATTATAAGCAGAATACATTAAGCTCATGCTTTTAATCTTGATTTGTGACTAACTTTGCCTGAAGTCAGAATCACAGCTGGTatgatcaaattaaatacaaaaatattgtatttgtggAAAACGTCTGTAATTGGCACTCTGGGAGACATTAGTATGAGCTCAAGGAAAAAAGACCACAACGGTATAAAaagtaaatattgaaaatatatttattaattgttACAGTAACAATTAAACAGTGACGTGGTTGAAAAATCACAATCAAAAAATCAGCAAGTCAATGCACACGTGTATTTTGTATATAAACAAATGTGACAAAGATGATATCTTATCAGCTGCAGTCCAGAAACCAGTGTGGAGTATAATTTACATTAAGGAAATATATGTGCACAGCTATGTTCAGGAACCTTTATGCTGTGTGATCTCAGTGAAATTCAGAATGAGATTAATTTCATTGTCCATTGTTCTGTCCATCAGGAAATGAGGGCTGCAATCTTTCAGTAAAATGTCCTTTATTCTTGTACATTTCTTCTGGCTCCATGAGGAACTTAAGTTGTGTCTCAGGAAGGTAATAGCTGACTTTATTTGCCAAGTTTGGGAGAAAGGCCAAATGTTTTTCATAAGGCACagtataatttattttgtaatggAACTCTGCAACTGTACCTTTTGGTGTTCTGGGTGTGCGTGACATGAAAATTAAATAGCTCAGGAGGAAATGATATACAGGGTGAAGAATTTAAGTTTCTGCATATCGGTGGTAAAGTATTTACTGTAAAAACTAGATGTACGCAGGCAGACTGTGCAGATGAGTAAGGCAGAAGTTAACATGTTTGCCATCACCATATCTCAGCTGTCCTTGCAAAAACCTGCATTATAAACTGACAAAGTAAGCGAGGCCACATCGACATCCCATTAAATATGTGGAGTTTCTGTATTGGACAAATACATCTAAACCTTGGCTCACATTGACAAACCACTGCtgtgtcttctctgtctgtccagAAGACCGTTGGAGTTCATTCTTGCAGAGATATTCAATACTTTCCTCAAGCTGCTTTTTGGCCTACTAACTCAACTTTAAGCCTTATGGACAATGCATGAACGACAGAAACAGGAACTCTGCATTACCAATAAATAATTGGAGACCctgcattattttatttttttatcttcaacTGCGAATCATGTCAGCCTAGGCAAAACGGCCTTACATTAGGACAATACATCCTAAATGAAGGAGAACATAATAGAACCTAAACCATCAAAACCTTGGTTATACCAGCTGATGTTGTCCAGGACGACCTCCTTGACAGTGCGATCGATATTCATTATAAATGCTGTAAAACAAGTTCATTTTTTTCAATAGCAGCAAATCCCAAAGACATCGTCTTCAGCTTTATTGTTACCATCATACACTTTGTGCAGCTTAAACACTGTTGTTGTGCTAGTGTTTATGATTTAGGTTCAAATCACAACAGCTTATGCCAAATGGTACATGATGATATTATTGACATAAACTTTCTGGATTAAAACGTCAATCTGCCTGTTTTTCATGAGTTCATTCAGTGACTATATCATATAACAGATTTTGATTAGTAAAAACTGTCATTAGAAGATGCTCTCATATGTATTTATAGTCTCATAATTAGAATACATGTGGGGGTTCATAATAGATATGATGTATGTCATTAGCGCTTACCCTTTTTAGCTCCACATAGATATCACACATGTTATCCCCGATCACAATAGTCCTTTAATTTCAGCCCATGCatatataataaagcacaatcaTTTGGATAATGTCATATAGCATTTAATGTTCATATACGGGAACAATAGTGTGATTTTCCATTTTGATCAAATGGAATGGCTTTTGTTTTTGCTCGTATCCAATCCGACACCAAATTTCATGGACATCCATTAAGTGAATGTTCAAGCAGGGGCGAAACCTCCTTAGTGAAGGTAATCATTTTAGTTTCATCTTTTCTGTGGAACATTTATCTGCATCCTTATTACTGCTGGGCAATATACACAAAGTGGGTTGAATCTCAAGTACAGCTGTGGTACACAATGGTGATTAAGTTCATTGGAGGTTACTTTATATTCATactgtgtgaaaaacaaagcTGTTCAGAAGAGAGCATTTCCATTTGTTAACACCCAACAGTGACATAACATTATGCAGTATAAAAGTATGTCTGTGGATGTTCTCTTGGTTGCAGAACCTCTTATTGTGCAGTGAGTTATGCTTTAAACTTTAATTCCTTTGGTTTCATGCAGAAAATACTTCAAATTGTGTTTGATTCATTTAATAGATATGGGACCGGGAGACGCTATTGGCTTAAATGTCTATCTGCAAAGTATATTGCTCAGCTGAGCTGGGAGAGCccctgcagggagaagacaaTTACCTATAGCAGTATATGTGATATAATATAGATTCTGCTCTCACCtgaaaattataataaagaTTGTTTCTTCTAGAAAGTTCTAAAATGACGATTTTCCTGACACTTGAACTCTTGCGGCCATGCAAAGAACGACTGCTGTGTTCAGAGGCAAAGTTGGCAGCATTGATGTTGTTAAAGGCTCTTAGGAGTGAATAGAAACCTTTTATACAGGACACCAAGGATCACTGACTTATCCAAACTTTACCCCAAGCAATTTATGTCTAAATTTAACTTAAGTTGGATGCTGTGAATAGTCGGGCAAAACATGACTCGTGTACGAAGGATTTAAATATATTGGCAGCTTCCTCTGGcagcatttaaaaaagacaCGCTCGCAAACAgtgatataaatacataaacaaaacCCCCCACAAATAGATAAATGCAGCACGGCCGGTGGCTGCCAGTTTGGACTGAACTGCTAAAGAGGCTTGAGATATCATCTTGCTTATTTACAAGCCTCAAACACAGACCCCGCCTCAGTCCTCCAGCACATGAGACATGCTCTACACCAATGTTAGCAAAACATGTGCGTGTCCATGTGAATCATATGTGTGGGGACATGTGGCGTGCTGACACTGAGCGCCCCCGCTGAGATCAGGGAGGCTCACTGCTGAGGTTCACCTCGGGTTTTCTCAGGTTTCACTTGCTCAGTTCCTCCAAAACAGTGGCTTCTTTTTCTCCCGTCAGATCGCTGCCGAGTCCCAAGAGAGGACGAGCGGAGAGACCATGTCGGAGAGGAATACTTTCAAAGGGGAGATTGTCTTTATCAAGGACGCCGTGGCGGGAGGAGCAGGAAGCCCAATCCCAGCGGAGACAGAACTTAGAGTGAGTACAATCAGAGCACTCTCAGCGACACAAGAACAGAAAGCTTTGTCACTGACATGTTATAATAAagatgtgtatatgtgtgtgtagacaACTGTAGATCTGGGACTTTAATCTAAAATATAACTAAACACTGTCAGGAGATAATTAGAAAATGATATCGTTGGACACGTCATCTTTCAAATCGGAAATTCTAATTAGAATCTAATAATtaatcaaaatgtaaataaccTCACATGTTTCGTGAGCTCTTCTTTACGATGGGCTTGATTTTCATCTATTTATGCAGGAGTGGCAGATTGAGcactttcttcctctctgcatAAAtcagacacaactgacaaaacAGTGTCACTCTGACCTTTAGGAATTTGAAGTGAAAGTCCCTTTGGGTAATTGTAACTTGAGTTGTAATTTGCCAGCTGAGGCACAAAGATGCTCACAAatttacacattttacacaatgtatcaaatcattttctcttttttcccccagttGAAGTCGTCAGAGGATCACATGAGCTTGTCTCACACCAAAGCCTCTCCCTCCGTCAGCGCCCAGCCTGAAAATACACCCAACCACACCGCCGCCGTGACAGCGTCTATGGAAACAGCTGTTGATAAACACAGGGCCGTTTCCCAGCGGCAGTGTCACGATACTTCTGGACGTACTGAGGTTAGCTCGGGTTGCTTTGCAAATAGCGGGTTAGAGGAGAGGACGAGCCCCACGTGCTCCGCAGACCTGTTCCCCACCCTGGCTTGGTCCCGAGAGTCCCTTCTCTCAGACATTTCGGACAAAGACCGATGCTGGTCTTTCACGCAGCCCTCCTCTGTAACCTCTCCTGTCTCTTTCAGCCGCACTGTGTCCCCCTGCTCGTCTGTCCGCTCCGGCATGTTCACCCCCACTGTCACCCAGATCAAGAGGCACTTTCTCGCTTCCGGCTCAAGTCTGGCTCAGAACCCTCAAAcctgtttttcctcctgtgaGAGCCTGTTCTCCTCCATCTGTCCCCAGTCCCCTCCTCCTCGGCACCGGCCTCCTCTCACCAGACTCTCCCTCCTCACGGCCATCCTGAGAAAAGGCCGTCTTCCTGTTCTGTCCGCTGCTCTGCAGAGGCCTTACACCCCCTGCTGGCCTGTTAACCCTGTGACCCTCTCCTTCTGTAATGCCTGCTCAGCAGCCTCCAATGTGGCCTCCATTCCCCTGGAGTTTTCCTCTCCCTACTCCTCATCCGTGTCTATAGATAGTCAGAGCCTCCTTCAGGAGCCTAAAAGATGTGTTGCCTCTCCTCTGCCTGTGCAATCAAACGAGCTCAACAACAGAACAAGCCCTCAAACTCAAGTCCAAAAATGCTCAGAGCAAATTCGCTCAGGCAGTGTGCCTAGATGGGAGCAGGTTATTTCACCTCCACCGGTGAAAAAGCTATCCCGAGCTCCACTGCCTCTGTTTTGCTCAAACGTCAAATCTGTGTCTCCAGCAGAGCTCGACGAAACATTCGACTGTGCAACTTCCCAAAAACTGCAATATAAGcaaatctctgtctctcagtcgtCTGAGTTGAACGCCCGCAACACTCACATGCACCTCAAGGGCCATGAAGATAATAACCTTAAAAATCTCATCTCCCTGTCCCCAAAACTTCTTAATGAGCAGGAGAACTCCGCGCCCCAGAAATGGAATCACCCGTCAAATTCATCTAGCTCAAGGCTTCATTTGCTTTCTCAAAACCTGAGTTCTTCGCCTGTCTGCCCTCCTCAGCTTCAGCCTCCTCCGTCACGCTCACCCACTCTCACAACTTCAGTGTCGCCTCTCCCTCGTTTACAAAACACCAGAGGAAGGTGTGAGTCCGAGAGGAGATGGCCTGCTTCCAAAGCTTCCACAGCACCATCGCAGGCTTTCCACAAAGCTGATTGCCTGTCCCCTTCCCGCTACACACCCATCAGTTTTCTTGGATGGCCTTCACCTGCCGGCTCCCCTACGCCAacaccttcacctgctccaccaatcagagacctCACCCCGTCCCCTTCCCTCTCCCCGCGCTCCGCGACGCCGTCGTCGAGGCCGGGTAGCAGAATATCAGACTGCAGTGACAGGGAgggtaaaaaaagaaaggtaGTCGCTCTTTCGCCACATGCATGACTTGTTTATAGGATATCATCTAATATGTTCTAGGTGACATAACTCCCACACTGTGTGGTTCAAAACAGATTTGATAGATGGATATTAAAAGCTGTCCTCTCTTATTGAGTCCTTATTTGCACTATAATCTAAAGATGTTATAGATCTTTGCGTTTCAGAGATATCAAACATATGATACGAGTCTTTCATCTACTGACACATCAGAGACGTTATATGCAGAAgcgagagagacacacacagctggaagCCCAACATTTCTAAGAATCAGTGATTAGGAATTCAATTAATTTAATACAAGCAGGGAAATGTACGTCGATTTCAGACAGAGTTGTCTAGTATTCTTGCCTGTGGGAAAAGTTGAATGTAAGTGAAGTTTTTAGTTACATTTAAAGTCAGTCGAACAAAGTGATGCTTTgagaggagacgtctgactcacagcagtttgtgttgaaacaaaaacacttaacaCTGAGGAAATGTAGAATAAGTACGGTGAATTTCTATTCATCATCTGCTCTGCTCCCTCTATCAACTCTAGATAAACAAGATGAAGTTAAGCTACAAATCCCTCGCTGCAATTCCCACAAACactcttctgctggatcagcaGGTGAGTTCACTTATTAGACTCTAATCCCACTGTAATTCCTCTTGTGAAATATCCGGCTATATAGCCAGGATGAACTGGTTTGATGCAGGTACGTGTGGCCAgtgtaaaatatgaatacatgaaaaaaaaaatattcttagGTTTCCACTCACAGGGCTTTACAGAGAATTACGTTTTTATCTGTAAATGCAAAAATGTGTCaggcaaaatttaaaaaatgacaggAAACCAATTTCACACGGATTTGCAGAATGTAGATAATagtatcattttttaaaacctgaTTAAAAGTAAAATGAGCTCAAAGTGACATAAAATTATGGCAACCAGAGCCAAATGTTGTGTTATTCACACAGCAGGATGTTTCATTGAGAGCCGGGGAGAGAGGAGCACCGTCCGCGAAGAATACAAAAGGGGATGGATGCAATGTTCTCCAGGAGCAGCATATAATCAAAAGAAAGAAGCAGCGTAGTGGAGGGGAGATCAAACCGCTCATTGTACTTTGTATTCACAGGCGATCGACgagcaggtggagagagaggagagtccCTGGGACTCACTGGATCGAGGTGCTGCAGACACTCACGCTGAggtacatgcacacatacatcTACATACagatatacatacacacatgtcaCTGCTGGTGCTCACAACAAAAGTCACCATTCACACAGCTAACATCCGTGACTTTGTGCTACTCTACAGATGTGCTCGCCAGCTCAGCTCCGCCAGCAGTCAGAGGAACTATATGCAGTTATTGATGAGGTTTTGGCAAACTCCACTCCAGCAGTGAGTTCCTTCAATGATGCACTTTGAAAATGCATTGGTTTAAATGTTAATCGACAGATTTATTTATACAACTTTTTCTCCCCGGCAACTGCAGTCCTCCAGGTCATCCACTCCCAATTTTGGTCTACAGGTAAAGTTTGTTTCTTCATCTACATGAAACAAGTGTAGCCAGCAACCTTTGAATTACCCTCTTAAAATTctggtttgacattttggtaAAAACAATTATTCAGTTGGTGTTAGATGGGAAGATTGCCACCTCTTTCACGTCTGCATGAAACTAGGGAACAAATCTTTTAACAAGAAAACACCAAAGTCACTGCAGGAAGGGTCCAGGAcctaaataaattaaatcagttaaaggtttctgaaacactttttatccCTCCTGCCTGTGAGCATCCTGCCCATGATGCCAGTGCACATCATAGAAGCATACACCGCTGAAACAGAGACGTTAGTTAGAAGTTAGCGAGCCGTTGACGGAAAAGTTGTCCTGTAGCAGTTGTTGGACAGTGTGGGCGAAGGTGTTTTGGCGCCATAGCTTTGCCGAGAGGgcaggtgggagggagggagatgtgTCGGTGgcatattttcaaaatgtagCCTGCTTGtgctagcttttccaggattaccaaccctagctttagtAGATGATGGTAGGTGGCAAATTCATAATGTCAGCTGTAATGGTAAGTGTAATGAAATGTATCTCCACTAAAATGCTTTCTcacatggaaaaacaaacaaacaaacaaacaaatacaggatTGGAGATGTTCCCTGTGGTTTGTAATGCATTAACCAGTATGTTCATCTGGTTCTATGAGAGTCTTTTATTGTGTTGAAATTCTaaagacaaactaaaaagttaaatatgactaaaataaagaataaagacaTAAGCTTGCAGCTACGATGATATAACAAGAAATAGTAAGTGTAAAACCGAGGAAAGGACACAATCTGTACCATGTTCTACTGGAACACAAACTTGAAGTCGGATGAAAGTGAATTCTGACCGTATAATCATCAGCACAAGAAAGCGAAAAACGTCTGTTCATTATTCATCAAAGGAGAAAGGCCTCTGTGGTTTCTAGAGaaacgtatgtgtgtgtttgtgtgtgtgtgtgtaagtgtgtttgtgtgtgagtgtgttggttCGTTGTCATCCATGACATTGAGGAGCAGCTTGATGAAATTGTGTAATTATCAGCCACATACAAGGACAATAGAGAGAGTAGCTCTGTTACAGAAAAAACTGTAgtttgagagaaaacaaataacaaaacactggTATGTTCAGATTTATTCCATGAGCTCACCAATGAGTTTTCTTTTCAACGTGTGCCTTTCAGCAATTTTGTGATGAGAAATTTTAAGATTTTTACCACCACATGACTTTTGTGTCACTCGGTTGTTTAATTTCACTTTCCCTTTAATTTCTGCAGAACAACTCAACACTTCCAAAATCCTTGGGACGGGAAACCAAATATGTGAgtcagaataaaaaacacacattttcctcTGGACTTTACCCCCACAGGACCAAGATAAGAAAAAACCCAGCTAgagacaaactgtttttttttcttttttcacaggAATGAGCTGCATGACATTAAACACTTTTATTGTGAGTTGCAGAGGCCCCTCAtggaaaagaacattttaaagatCTAAACAGAGATTCAGGCAGGAATGACGGAGATTTTGTCCTTGGAGGATAAATGTAGCTGAAAACAGAACTTACAAAGCTCtttgttaaagggatagtttaccgaaaaatttaaattcactcgttatctattcaccactatgctgatggaggggtgggtgaagtgtccacaaaacacttttggagtttcaggggtaaacagtgttgcagccaaatccaatacggttgaagtaaatggtgaccgaTTCTTCCAACAAGAAAACCTGAAATTGCCTCCATTCTGCTTCTGTGGTATCCCAAGAGTCCAAAAGCAAGtgtttagcctaaatgtcctgtGATAGCCTTCTGCCTGGCGCCCGATCAAGTTTGGGCGCACACACTGTTCCTGCTCGCGCTCAAGGGGCACATGACGATGTCAGCTACAGTCAGCTGTAAGTGCAGTTATGCAGCAATGCATAGAACTAGCGATGCTACCGCATCCTGTGAACATGAAAGCAGATCAGGATAAGGATAGGAGAAGACATTAAGGCTAGAAACATGGTGTAACTGACACCGTTTCAATTCGAATTTGAATGCcggggcttacagacacttgtaTGACAcaacacgagcagtatggaggcatttctgttttttctgttgtttttcaggtTTGAGGAATCTGTCCCAGTTACTTCAAtcgtattggatttggctgcaacgctgttttaatgagtgtatttacattttttctgcgaactatccctttaaagaaaCAGTTAAACCTCTGAAAGGTACTTAAGCTTTTCTTTATGTGTGAGTTGAGAAGTTTGATAGTGCTCTCAtatggttagcttagcattaacaCTGGAAACAGCTCACAGCTTGCTAGTTTACATCCATagttaaaaaatacattatttgcACTTATACAGCAGAATGTGAATTGTGTACTTTCCAAAAGTGTAATTAGAGGTAAAGGTAAACAAATTGTTGCCTTGTGTCATGAAGCACGGGataatttgtctttatttacttcaacTGTACATCATCTAGCTAATTAGCAATAAATGGTTCCACTGGAGCCTGACAGAATTGTTATGATCTTTTAACCCACTTCAAAACCATAAGTCAATTAATGAGGCTCCCTTGGAACAGATGGCAAATCTATCGGGATTATGAAATATCACGCCTAATTTGCCACATTTCCCACATTTCCACAACTGAGGAGCCtgcttttgtttgcttttatggAAACCCTGCAGTGCTTCAAGTGGTTTATTTTATCCGTGTTTCTGTGACTGACACTAATAACTAGGGCCATGTTTTTCTTCCATGTTGTTTATTCAGGCATCTTTAAGCAGCTTGTACCAGTCTGGCAGCGTGGCCAGAAAGCTGACGGATCCTAGAAAGGTTCACATTTAATTCTCATTTGATCACGTTAAGGCACCTGATACAAACTCTCTTATTAGTACCCCGATAGTGTAAAGCTCTTGGAAGTAAAGGATAAATTCCTCTCTGCTGTCAAACTCTGACTACCTGTGTGCAGACGAAGCCCGGGGTTATTCGCCCGATGACGGCCATTCCTAGACTGACTGTGCAGGATGTGGAAGAATTTCGTCCAAACCCCTTCAGGCAGCCTGTTGTTAAACACACCTTAACTGACAACCAAAAGGTAAGCCTGTGACATTTGTTCATCTTATAGAGAAGATATCTGTATCTTTGAATGTTTCCAAATCTAAGTGATGTGCAATAGCTTTAGTTTTATAACCTGTCAAGGGAGGAAATGTTTACATTGCTGTATGTCTGACTGTTTGCAGGTTTCTACCAAActgattttattgaaactttgTAGACGGGTGGGATATAGGtgaaggaagaacccattacccTATGGGGAGTATTCAATTAACAGGGCCCATCCAGGGTTTGCTTCCCTTTCTATATTTTTGTCAATTTCTCAAAAAAAATCATGCATGTCTGAGATCTTTGTGAGAGAAACCAGGCTTGTGCAGAATGTTAATATTTATGACAAGGTGAGAtttagtgcagatccaggaaattATTCAGATTTTGTTTATCATAATGACTTTTTCAGagttgtgatttttattttatgaaacaaaTATTCCTTTTAATGATATCAGAGAATGGGAATTTTGCATACACCCAATGTGAGCTGTTAAGGGAGAATTTCTGTTTATAGTATTGTATATGTTTCTGATCTAAATACATGAATATGCTATATGGTGATAAAGTAGTTATTCAGCATTCGTGGAGGTATCTGCTCTCTGAGTGCCAATCTGATTCCAAAACACTACAATCTGAATTTTGTGACTGTGAAAGGAGAAGGGTCTCAGAAATTTGAAGACAGTTACAATGACTCCAACTATGATGAGTTCAAAAAATAAGATAGGTTCCAAAACTTCAAAAACTTAACGTTCAAACGTTTATTGCTGCAGaagaacaggtttagtgtttggcgtctaaaGGCTTAGACTTAATCACTctcccatatgattacacaggaatgatgggagtgatgagcaaatacttgtaacctcCCATCGGAGCCTTcgggtggatgctggggtggtggaggggctgaagagaCTGGttgcaatactgcagcagcagtgcgagcaaaggggatgatgggaaatttctctctgcttaaatagaccacctgataaggtgggtgtgtattatagatggttgtgaagagtgaggtatgtcacatgatgtatgtcacatgattggagcagcgcagctcgagttggctgcctCAACTAGCTCGCAGGCGTCGCTCCATATTTGTGTAAACAacatgcaaaaaataaaaccGTGGAAGAAAAGAAGCTGCTTTTTCTCGCAGACAGCCTCAATCTGTTTGTTTAACCGCCGGAAACTCTATTGGGacaaaattaactaaatatttAGTGCCCATTACGGATAACAGACTCATTTTTGTTACATCTAAAAGAAATTGGATCGCTTCTAAATCATGACCTACAGCTATCCAATGCAGCTGTGACATAATTTGACAATTCGGACACTTGCTTGCAGCCATTTGTTTTATACTTTCTCTACCACACAGCGTCTGTCGTCAGCCAGCCTCTCCAAAACCTCAGAGAGGATAATTCTGGTCCACACATCTTTATGTTAAACCGCTGAGCTCCACTTGAAGATTTCCTTTGATCTTTTCTGCATTGCAATCAACAGATGCTTATCAAACAAGCAGCTCTGAGTTTAAATAATAATGCAAATTTGGTAAGTATTTTTCGattcaaatgtgaaaacatAGCACTTAATCAACATAAGACAAACTGAGCACTCTTGATGTTTATCCTTCTCCAGAGAGTAACAGTTCCACTCTTCTTACTAATGAGGGGGAACTGGTTTGGAGAGCTACAGTATCAGGAGAgtagatgagtgtgtgtgtgtgtgtctgtttgtatttgtgtgtctgtgtgtatgtgggtgtgtcagCTCATAAGAAATACTTGAGTCATAAGCCGAGGTGAGCTGAAGTAATGCGAGAGTTTGGCTGAAGAGCCTCTCCCttgaaattcaacaaatgacaaaacaGTGTTAGGAGGCGGGGCTGTGAGCGATATCTCCAgtagcagcacacacacttttgcCATAGAAATGTCAGATGAAGAAGAgggcttcctgtttcctcaccACCAAGACCACGATCTTTTAGAGCCGATACAGTTGGAGATACTAGTGGTGttatgagccatgttcaacccataaatgatgatttttttaataaacttgTAATAATGGATTTTAAAACAAGCATTAATGCATTTCATCCAGGGAATAGTCATATAATTTGGTTTACAGGTCAAAAAAGCACATTTAAGTGTCTTTATTCATTATGGATCTCAGTAGAGAACATAACTCACACAAAATTACACACATATCAGTatccaaaatgtatttttttctacaagatccattaattatccCTATGTAATCGGTAAGTAAAGAAAAAAC is a window encoding:
- the mlip gene encoding muscular LMNA-interacting protein, encoding MDSLSLGKFNIQQGSSGQVSIGVPSGPSFFTFVPVVQKLQFESLITEEEGSGARTGKTNKIAAESQERTSGETMSERNTFKGEIVFIKDAVAGGAGSPIPAETELRLKSSEDHMSLSHTKASPSVSAQPENTPNHTAAVTASMETAVDKHRAVSQRQCHDTSGRTEVSSGCFANSGLEERTSPTCSADLFPTLAWSRESLLSDISDKDRCWSFTQPSSVTSPVSFSRTVSPCSSVRSGMFTPTVTQIKRHFLASGSSLAQNPQTCFSSCESLFSSICPQSPPPRHRPPLTRLSLLTAILRKGRLPVLSAALQRPYTPCWPVNPVTLSFCNACSAASNVASIPLEFSSPYSSSVSIDSQSLLQEPKRCVASPLPVQSNELNNRTSPQTQVQKCSEQIRSGSVPRWEQVISPPPVKKLSRAPLPLFCSNVKSVSPAELDETFDCATSQKLQYKQISVSQSSELNARNTHMHLKGHEDNNLKNLISLSPKLLNEQENSAPQKWNHPSNSSSSRLHLLSQNLSSSPVCPPQLQPPPSRSPTLTTSVSPLPRLQNTRGRCESERRWPASKASTAPSQAFHKADCLSPSRYTPISFLGWPSPAGSPTPTPSPAPPIRDLTPSPSLSPRSATPSSRPGSRISDCSDREGKKRKINKMKLSYKSLAAIPTNTLLLDQQAIDEQVEREESPWDSLDRGAADTHAEMCSPAQLRQQSEELYAVIDEVLANSTPASSRSSTPNFGLQNNSTLPKSLGRETKYASLSSLYQSGSVARKLTDPRKTKPGVIRPMTAIPRLTVQDVEEFRPNPFRQPVVKHTLTDNQKVVNVSPGEAGTHFEKGIAMREGRTTERKSPFSVFDLQITEPEDQNTQCAKDASSPSSQTQGRMKAFETHI